In the Kitasatospora terrestris genome, one interval contains:
- a CDS encoding AfsR/SARP family transcriptional regulator: MHDKNTVGEAVHFRLLGAVSADGADGELRLGPEKRRSLLALLLLRRNRAVSVAQLTEALWVAEPPANARTVVQGHVSRLRALLVEARVDRDEVHLATAGDAYTLHLPDGLVDVERFDALVAAARAERHSADVVDALERALGLWHGPALTGTVASPPLEAWRQTLEENRLAAVETLAEHYRLLGEPARAAEILRAETVEHPLRESLVSALMLALFGAGRQSDALDWYHRTRESLADRLGVDPGRALNAAYERILRGEGAATAGGAPVAVLPEPVLVRVPEQRAPEPEPLPAVDLLPRAPRGFHGREAELAALGDAARSAPDGAIALVTGPAGVGKTALALHWAHRHAARFPDGLLFADLGGPGGRPECDVHEVLGELLTALGAAREDLPDGAAARSALYRRLTTGRRILVVIDNAWDVDQVRSLLPGGTDAVAVVTSRHRMLGLLVSELARPVPVPVLGQDESTALLARVLGPARIAAEPAAVRELARLCAGLPLALRIAAAKVSADPRRQIAALVGQLRHEQRRLAGLAAEEVGVTAALRLSYEQLPPPAARLFRALGHLPGPVIDAYTAAALGDLDPDAAARALEQLAATHLVTETDGGRYTLHDLVWLYARELGDRAGPVERRLARERLADQYLFTGLGAAEAAEPGSQPCFVPAPGSHRPRATAEFATAEEALAWLGAHREPLATLIATADPARAWRLVLTQWPLILRRVRDGWVPLLQHALEAAAEAGDPDGESQVRALLGWVLVSNRRLPEAQTCLAPAADLAQRAGNQVGRAVALINLALVQAELGDPAAAGAGLAQGLEIALAVDHRHTVTLALHHLARHMLATGRPRQAVEHAQHGLELTADDGPEVRRVLLHTVCGEALTGLGRHSEARVRLLAALAEAEQLGHDQATAEVLRALAGAEDAAGLGRSAAGRRRRADEISPG; the protein is encoded by the coding sequence ATGCATGACAAGAACACGGTGGGGGAAGCGGTGCACTTCCGGCTGCTCGGAGCGGTCTCGGCAGACGGCGCGGACGGGGAACTGCGGCTCGGTCCGGAGAAGCGGCGCAGCCTGCTCGCCCTCCTGCTGCTGCGCCGCAACCGCGCCGTCTCGGTCGCCCAGTTGACCGAGGCGCTGTGGGTCGCCGAGCCGCCCGCCAACGCCCGGACCGTGGTGCAGGGCCACGTGTCCCGGCTGCGGGCGCTGCTCGTCGAGGCGCGGGTCGACCGGGACGAGGTGCACCTGGCCACCGCCGGGGACGCCTACACCCTGCACCTGCCGGACGGGCTGGTGGACGTCGAGCGCTTCGACGCGCTGGTGGCCGCCGCCCGCGCCGAGCGGCACTCCGCCGACGTGGTGGACGCGCTGGAGCGGGCCCTCGGCCTGTGGCACGGTCCGGCACTGACCGGGACGGTGGCCAGCCCGCCGCTGGAGGCCTGGCGGCAGACGCTGGAGGAGAACCGGCTCGCCGCGGTCGAGACGCTGGCCGAGCACTACCGGCTGCTGGGGGAGCCGGCCAGGGCCGCGGAAATTCTACGCGCGGAGACGGTGGAGCACCCGCTGCGCGAGTCGCTGGTCTCCGCCCTGATGCTGGCCCTGTTCGGCGCCGGGCGGCAGTCCGACGCGCTCGACTGGTACCACCGCACCCGCGAGTCGCTCGCCGACCGCCTCGGCGTCGATCCGGGGCGGGCACTGAACGCCGCCTACGAGCGGATCCTGCGCGGCGAGGGCGCCGCCACCGCCGGCGGAGCCCCGGTCGCCGTACTGCCGGAGCCGGTGCTGGTCCGGGTGCCCGAGCAGCGCGCACCCGAACCCGAGCCGCTGCCCGCCGTCGACCTGCTGCCCCGCGCCCCGCGCGGGTTCCACGGCCGGGAGGCGGAACTCGCGGCCCTCGGTGACGCCGCCCGCAGCGCCCCCGACGGCGCCATCGCCCTGGTCACCGGACCGGCCGGGGTCGGCAAGACCGCACTCGCCCTGCACTGGGCGCACCGGCACGCCGCCCGCTTCCCCGACGGCCTGCTCTTCGCCGACCTCGGCGGCCCCGGCGGCCGCCCCGAGTGCGACGTCCACGAAGTGCTCGGCGAGCTCCTCACCGCGCTCGGCGCCGCCCGGGAGGACCTGCCCGACGGCGCCGCCGCCCGCAGCGCCCTCTACCGGCGGCTCACCACCGGCCGCCGGATCCTGGTGGTGATCGACAACGCCTGGGACGTCGACCAGGTCCGCTCGCTGCTGCCCGGCGGGACGGACGCCGTCGCCGTGGTCACCAGCCGGCACCGGATGCTCGGCCTGCTGGTCTCCGAACTGGCCCGTCCCGTCCCGGTGCCGGTGCTCGGCCAGGACGAGTCCACCGCGCTGCTCGCCCGCGTCCTGGGCCCGGCCCGGATCGCCGCCGAACCCGCGGCGGTCCGCGAACTCGCCCGGCTCTGCGCGGGGCTGCCGCTCGCCCTGCGGATCGCCGCAGCCAAGGTCTCCGCCGACCCGCGCCGCCAGATCGCCGCCCTGGTCGGCCAACTCCGCCACGAGCAGCGCCGACTCGCCGGCCTCGCCGCCGAGGAGGTCGGCGTCACCGCCGCGCTGCGGCTCTCCTACGAGCAGCTCCCGCCGCCCGCCGCCCGCCTCTTCCGCGCCCTCGGCCACCTCCCCGGGCCGGTGATCGACGCGTACACCGCCGCCGCCCTCGGCGACCTCGACCCGGACGCCGCCGCACGGGCCCTCGAACAGCTCGCCGCCACCCACCTGGTCACCGAGACCGACGGCGGCCGCTACACCCTGCACGACCTGGTGTGGCTGTACGCCCGGGAGCTGGGCGACCGGGCCGGCCCGGTGGAGCGGCGGCTGGCCCGGGAACGCCTCGCCGACCAGTACCTGTTCACCGGACTCGGTGCCGCCGAGGCCGCCGAACCCGGCAGCCAGCCCTGTTTCGTCCCCGCCCCCGGCAGCCACCGGCCGCGCGCCACGGCCGAGTTCGCCACCGCCGAGGAGGCGCTGGCCTGGCTCGGCGCGCACCGCGAGCCGCTCGCCACGCTGATCGCCACCGCCGACCCCGCCCGGGCCTGGCGGCTGGTGCTCACCCAGTGGCCGCTGATCCTGCGCCGGGTGCGGGACGGCTGGGTACCGCTGCTGCAGCACGCCCTGGAGGCCGCCGCCGAGGCCGGCGACCCCGACGGCGAGAGCCAGGTCCGGGCGCTGCTCGGCTGGGTGCTGGTCTCCAACCGCCGCCTGCCCGAGGCACAGACCTGCCTGGCCCCGGCCGCCGACCTCGCCCAGCGGGCCGGCAACCAGGTCGGCAGGGCGGTCGCCCTGATCAACCTGGCGCTGGTGCAGGCCGAACTCGGCGACCCCGCCGCGGCCGGCGCCGGACTCGCCCAGGGCCTGGAGATCGCCCTGGCCGTCGACCACCGGCACACCGTCACCCTCGCCCTGCACCACCTCGCCCGCCACATGCTGGCCACCGGCCGCCCCCGGCAGGCCGTCGAACACGCCCAGCACGGGCTGGAGCTGACCGCGGACGACGGCCCCGAGGTCCGACGCGTGCTGCTGCACACCGTCTGCGGCGAGGCGCTCACCGGCCTCGGCCGGCACTCCGAGGCCCGCGTCCGGCTGCTGGCCGCCCTCGCCGAGGCCGAGCAGCTCGGGCACGACCAGGCCACCGCCGAGGTCCTGCGCGCCCTCGCGGGCGCCGAGGACGCCGCCGGACTCGGGCGGTCCGCCGCCGGCCGGCGGCGCCGCGCCGACGAGATCAGCCCGGGATGA